The Mastomys coucha isolate ucsf_1 unplaced genomic scaffold, UCSF_Mcou_1 pScaffold14, whole genome shotgun sequence genome window below encodes:
- the Cnr1 gene encoding cannabinoid receptor 1, with protein MKSILDGLADTTFRTITTDLLYVGSNDIQYEDIKGDMASKLGYFPQKFPLTSFRGSPFQERMTAGDNSPLVPAGDTTNITEFYNKSLSSFKENDENIQCGENFMDMECFMILNPSQQLAIAVLSLTLGTFTVLENLLVLCVILHSRSLRCRPSYHFIGSLAVADLLGSVIFVYSFVDFHVFHRKDSPNVFLFKLGGVTASFTASVGSLFLTAIDRYISIHRPLAYKRIVTRPKAVVAFCLMWTIAIVIAVLPLLGWNCKKLQSVCSDIFPLIDETYLMFWIGVTSVLLLFIVYAYMYILWKAHSHAVRMIQRGTQKSIIIHTSEDGKVQVTRPDQARMDIRLAKTLVLILVVLIICWGPLLAIMVYDVFGKMNKLIKTVFAFCSMLCLLNSTVNPIIYALRSKDLRHAFRSMFPSCEGTAQPLDNSMGDSDCLHKHANNTASMHRAAESCIKSTVKIAKVTMSVSTDTSAEAL; from the coding sequence ATGAAGTCCATCCTAGATGGCCTTGCAGACACCACCTTCCGTACCATCACCACAGACCTCCTCTACGTGGGCTCAAATGACATTCAGTACGAAGACATCAAAGGAGACATGGCATCTAAATTAGGATACTTCCCACAGAAATTCCCTCTAACTTCCTTCAGGGGTAGTCCCTTCCAAGAGAGGATGACTGCAGGAGACAACTCCCCGTTGGTCCCAGCAGGAGACACAACAAACATTACAGAGTTCTATAACAAGTCTCTCTCATCATTCAAGGAGAATGACGAGAACATTCAGTGTGGAGAGAACTTTATGGACATGGAGTGCTTTATGATTCTGAATCCCAGCCAGCAGCTGGCCATCGCTGTACTGTCTCTCACACTGGGCACCTTCACGGTTCTGGAGAACCTGCTGGTGCTGTGTGTCATCCTTCACTCCCGCAGTCTCCGATGCAGGCCCTCCTACCACTTCATTGGCAGCCTGGCAGTGGCTGACCTCCTGGGAAGCGTCATTTTTGTCTATAGCTTTGTTGACTTCCATGTGTTCCACCGCAAAGACAGCCCCAACGTGTTTCTGTTCAAACTGGGCGGGGTTACAGCCTCCTTCACGGCTTCTGTGGGCAGCCTGTTCCTCACAGCCATCGACAGGTACATATCCATTCACAGGCCTCTGGCTTATAAGAGGATCGTCACCAGGCCCAAGGCCGTAGTGGCCTTTTGCTTGATGTGGACTATCGCAATAGTAATTGCTGTGTTGCCTCTCCTGGGCTGGAACTGCAAGAAGCTGCAATCTGTTTGCTCGGACATTTTCCCACTCATTGATGAAACCTACCTGATGTTCTGGATCGGAGTCACCAGTGTGTTGTTGCTGTTCATTGTGTATGCGTACATGTACATTCTCTGGAAGGCTCACAGTCACGCAGTCCGTATGATTCAGCGTGGAACCCAGAAGAGCATCATCATCCACACATCAGAAGATGGCAAGGTGCAGGTGACCCGGCCTGACCAAGCCCGCATGGACATTAGGCTGGCCAAAACCCTGGTTCTGATCCTGGTGGTGTTGATCATCTGCTGGGGCCCTCTGCTTGCAATCATGGTGTATGATGTCTTTGGGAAGATGAACAAGCTTATCAAGACGGTGTTTGCCTTCTGTAGTATGCTCTGCCTGCTGAACTCCACCGTGAACCCCATCATCTATGCTCTGAGGAGCAAGGACCTGAGACATGCTTTCCGCAGCATGTTCCCTTCATGTGAAGGCACGGCGCAACCTCTAGATAACAGCATGGGGGACTCAGACTGCCTGCACAAGCACGCCAATAACACAGCCAGCATGCACAGGGCCGCGGAGAGCTGCATCAAGAGCACTGTTAAGATCGCCAAGGTGACCATGTCTGTGTCTACAGACACGTCTGCCGAGGCTCTGTGA